The DNA sequence TAGAAGCGAACCAGCAGAAGAAGGGCTGATCCTTAGGCCGTTTTTTGAGAATCGGTACCCAGTCTTCTTCGCGTCCCGGTCCTTTTCCCTTGGAGACATGGTCGAAGGAGGTCAACGCGTACGGGCCCATATGCTGTTTGCCGGAGATCACCGTGTAATAACCGGCATCGCGCAGTAACTGGGGAAATAATACCTGTCCTTCCGGCAGCGGCGTATGCAGTTCCGGGGCACCTGTATTATGTGGATAACGACTGGTGATCACACTGCAGCGACTGGGGCTGCAACTGCTGATGGTGAGATAAGCGTTATCAAAACGCAGACCTTCTTTTGCCAGCCGATCTAGATTAGGAGTACGGATCGATGGATGACCATAACAGCCCAGATCATTCCAGGAGACATCGTCTGCCAGGATCATCACAATATTCGGACGCGTTTCGGCAGCCGGGGAAACAGAGACACACAGCAGAGAGAGCAGGCAGAATGTAAACAGGCAGAGCAGCCCGTTTCGAGAACGTATCAGAACATGCATCGGGCACGTCACCTCGTTTAGAAAGATTGCAGGATCAATAAAAAACGACCTGTCACCAGACCGCAGACTCTACGGTACTACAACAGGTCGGACTTCACAATCTTGAGGTGGTAATTCTACGGAGAAGATTCTCAGCAAGTCATTTCATAAACAAAGGTTAGTAAATCAGCATCATTCGATTTCAGGGTCAATTCCGAAGTCTTCAGTCTCTTCATTTTCGAGCAGAATATCTTCGTCTGACTGGGCCTGTTCTTCTTCAGGCATCGGTTCAAAATTGATGGTGAGATGCACTTCATGGTGGACGACGGGATTGTATTGCGATCCCAGTGGTTCAAAACGCAGATGGATATTCGCTTCTGAGGCGATTTCATCCGCCGTCTGCTCGGCTGTTTCCGCCAGATCACTCTGGCCACTTTCCCGATAACAGGCTCCCAGTGATTTCCAGGGAAGTTGACTGTGCGGGATCGGCAGCAAATCTGCCGCGTACTGTAAAGGTTTGATCGCCTCCGAGAAACGACCGATCCGTTTTAAAGATTCCCCTCGCAGGAATGAAAAGGACGCCGTCAGGGATCCTGGATCAGTCACTTTATCCAATTCTCTGAGTGCCTGATGGGGCATCCCCAGTTCCAGATAACCCTCTGCAGCAATCAGTCTGCGAACTGTTTTTTGAGGAATTCGAGGAATCATCATCATTACCTCCCATATCACCATCAGCAGGTGAAGACGCTGGTTGAATTTCAGGGGAAATTAAAACCTCTCGACCCGCTTACCGTCTCCCATCATTTTGAAACGTCTCGACGAGTCTGTTGGTTTAATTTTATTGCATAGAATGTGCCAAATCTGCCTCCCTGCAACAAAAGCAATCCCTAAACTCATAAATAACTGTCACTTAACACAACATGGCAGCCTTGCAATCGGCATGGACAGTGCCAATTTGGCGGTCGCTCAGGTATCAATCTGGTGGCAGATCGAATCAAAACTGCACAACCACAAGGCTTTTCTTAAGACAAGCGAGAAACGGAACCGGTTCACTTCCGGGATGGGAATCGAAGTCAGCACCCTCTGCTGCCCTTTGCCAGGCCTATGTACCTACTACGTAAAAACGAACAACTATTCAGCAGGAATTTTCCGAAACATCTGTTCTAAATCCTGTTTTTCTTCAGCTTCCGTTTTCGGAGAGGCAGCATCGGACTCTGCCTGAGGACTGTTCGGCCAGACAGTGGAGAGGCGTGAGGTGTCGCCCTGCAACCAGTCTTTATGTCCGTTCGCTTCTTCTGGTTTCAGGAAGAGCACGGTTTTAAACTTTTCCGGCTCCAGCGCGACTTGTTGTTTGTCACCGACCGTTGGTGCAGTCTCAGCCTTGGTGACCTGCTTCCCGCCCTGTTTCTCTGCGTCTGACGGGGTCTCTTGCTTCGGCTTGGCTGTCGCGTCCTGTTTGCTCTGCGGCTTTTCTTTCGGCTTGTCTTTTGTCGTCGACTCTTCCTGGATCCACTCGGCCAGTGTCTTTACTTTCCGGTCTTTGATTTCAGCAGGAATTTCGTTGGCGGCATCTGAAGTCTCAATGAACTTAGCAGGCTCCAGGTAATCCACCGTGCTCTCATTATTGAACTCATCACCCGAGCCAATCGGGATTTCAATCCTGGCCCCCGCAAACTGAGCTCCATCTTTATAGATCGATCCCCGTTGGAAAGGTCCTGCTCCCAGAATCCAGGTATCACGGGCCGTGCTCTTCGCCTGCAGCACACCAGACTGCCAGACACGCTCCTTCGTCTTCTGGTTATAGGCAAACACACTGATTTTCGCAGCCGCGATCTGATTGTTCTTTTTCGCCAGCGAGATTTCCGGAATCGTCGGAATCGCGGGAGCCGTCGGGACCAGCGAAGCAGCTGAGGAAAGCATGTTACTGGCTGGAATCCCATAATTCACTTCATGGCCGTTCGTGGCCAGGGTTCCCACGCGGGCTTCAATAATGTAATCCGCGTCTTCCTTCTTTTCCTGAATCAGGCAGTTCGCAGCCACGATCTGCTGTCTGAGAGAACTGATGATATAGTCGCCATTCACGAACCCAACCCCTTTGATATTCTTGATATAAGAGGTATCAAAGAAGACTTTTTTGTTCGAAAGCGTGCTGAAGTCGAGATGTGAAATCGTCTGATCAACTGCATCAGATGTCAGCAGCTGTTCGGTCGCGCTGTTGCTGATCATCTTACCGCACCCACATAAACACGGGAGCAGCAGCACCAGCAACCAGATCGAAATCCTGTTGTTGAAGAACCGAATTTTATCAAACATGAGTTTCAGCGATCGTGAGTTCAGCACAGAGTAGATCCACACGGTTTCCACTGGCAGTTCGGTCAACACCGACAGACAGTAGCCCGGAAGACTGTGTGAAAGGCACATCAGTACGCAATCTCTGTTCCTTCATGCGCACATGAAAAACAAAGGCAGGTATACTAAATTGTAATGTGGGAAATGCAGGCCAATTCCAGGACGGAATCAAGACCAGGAGGAGATACAGAGCCCATCGGTTGTAGAACCGACCAAAACCCGGTATCAGTCAGCGGGCGACCTTAATTGAGAGTGATTAAGAAACCCGCCTGGGAGCGGCAGTATAGCTGACACATCGCGAAACTCAAATATGATTCTGCAATTCGTTCAAATCACACAATTCATTCTAACACAATCACTTACAAAGATTCTATATCTGACACTCAGAAATAATTTCTGAGTTTTTCTCAGCAAATCAGCGGGGAATTCGGGGTAGATCACGCCAGTTACTCCCCACGGATCCGCTCATCCGGGAAGAGACCTGCATCCATTCCCAACGTGGAAATTCTTCGCGCGGAGCCCGCAGGACTTCGCACGAGGATTCGATTTCCTCGACCGCCTCAGCAGTCAGCAGTGCGACTTCCGCCAGCTCGTGATAGCCCCCCAGTCGGAAGCATTCACTCAGGGAACTCCAGGCCTTACGACTTTCCATTACAGGAAACAGGCGGGCAGCCTGATGCAGTGGCTCGATCGCTTCGTGGTAGCGTTCCTGACGCAGATACGATTCGCCAATCAGAAACAGTCGCATCGCTTCCAGGGGGCCGGCCTCTTCAACCGTCGAGAGCGCTTCCAGAGCCTGAATGGGCATTCCCAGTTCCAGGTATCCTTCAGCGGCCATCAGTTTGTGTACAACTTTGGGAGAAACGTTTTCTAACATGATCAATTCCTTTTTTAACCGGTGGGGCAAGCAATCCATTGCCCGGCTGCAGTCAGTTTCTTAACAGGCCTCAATCCTCTGAGACACAAATCACGATGAGAAAGTTCAAATGCAAGCCGCATACCAAAGGCGATCCCTCAGTATTGCAATTCTCCTATCTCCCGCTCAGACAACAGTTTTCAGGCTGAAGATTTTTCACTTCGTATACGAAGGACCGATGTTTCTGCACTTTCTACTCTGAAAAACACTGTAATTTATACATCATCAGAAATTGATATCTCGTATTCGCGGCCCCCTCAGAAGATGTGAAAACTTGCACTTCCTCTCTGTAAACTGCATGATAGAAATCAATCCAGAAACTCAGATACGATTTGCATGCACACTCATTTCTACACCAGCTTGAGGACGAACCCGATGCAGCCGCGCTTAGAACACCCTTTCCGTTTCACATTCACTCTGCTCGCCGCTTTCTGTTTGAGCCAGTTGCTGCTCACAGGTCACGGTCTGCAGAAACTCGCTGCAGCTTCCAAACAGCGCCCCAACATCCTCTTCATTTTTACTGACGATCACGCCTCACACGCGATGAGCTGCTACGGCTCCAAGGTCAACGAGACTCCCAACCTGGACCGGATTGCCCGCGAAGGCATGCGGTTTGATAACTGCTTCTGCACCAACAGCATCTGTGGCCCCAGCCGTGCTGTGATCCTCACCGGAAAACATAGCCATCTCAATGGCTTCAAACAGAACGGCAACAAATTCGACGGTTCGCAACAGACCTTCCCCAAGCTGCTCCGCAAGCAGGGTTACCAGACCGCCATCGTCGGAAAATGGCACCTCGCCTCCGATCCCACCGGCTTCGATTACTCTGAGATCCTGATCGGCCAGGGGCCCTACTACAATCCTCCCATGATTCGCAATGGGGAGCGTGTTAAACACGAAGGCTACACCACTGACATCATCACCGACCTGGCACTCGACTACCTCAAGAACCAGCGAGATCCCAACAAGCCTTTCATGCTGATGTTCCAGCACAAGGCCCCGCACCGCAACTGGCAGCCCGGCCCGAAACACCTGCATATGTACGACGACGTCACCATTCCCGAACCGGAAAACCTGTTTGACAACTACGAAGGTCGAGGCACCGCAGCCAGACAACAGGACATGACCATCGCTAAGACGATGACTGATTTCGACCTGAAACTCACACCTCCCAAAAATCTGACACCAGAACAACTGAAGGTCTGGAACGCCGCTTATGAACCGAAAAACGAGGCCTTTCGCAAGGCCAATCTCAAAGGCAAAGATCTGGTCCGCTGGAAATATCAGCGTTATATGAAAGACTATCTTCGTTGTGTCGCCTCCGTCGATGATAACGTGGGTCGCATGCTCGACTATCTGGAAAAGTCCGGACTGGCTGAAAACACCGTCGTCATGTATTCCTCAGACCAGGGGTTCTATCTCGGCGATCACGGCTGGTTCGACAAGCGGTTCATGTATGAAGAATCCTACCGTATGCCACTTCTGGCCCGCTGGCCTGGCGTCATCAAACCGGGCAGTGTCAACACAGACCTCGTCTCCAACCTCGACTTTGCAGAAACCTTCCTGAATATCGCCGGAGCCCCCATCCCCTCCGACATGCAGGGAGTCAGTCTGGTCCCCCTCTTCAAAGGCGAAGAAACTGCATGGCGCAAAAGCCTGTATTACCACTACTACGAGTTCTACAACGACCGCCGTTCCGCCCACATGGTTCGTCGGCACAACGGGGTCCGTACAAAACGCTACAAGCTGATTCACTTTTATAACCTGGGTGAATGGGAACTCTATGACCTGGAAAAGGATCCCCAGGAAATGCACAGCGTGTACGATGATCCCGCCTATGCCCCCATTGTTAAAGAGCTGAAAGCAGAACTCAAAAGTCTCCAGAAGCAGTATCAGGTTCCCGATGACACCGGTTCGGTCCAGAAGGATCCCCCGTCTCTGTATCAGAAACCGCGGAACAGCGGCACGCCTCAGAAAAAACGGGCACCGAAGAAGCAGAAGCAGTAAGCGGCATTACCCCCAGCAGCGGTCAGGCTTAGGGAATCCGCTCAAAGCGGATCCCGGCTACCGCGTATTGTCGCATGCCCAGATCCCAGCGCCAGGGTGGCAACATTTCCAGGTTGTAGACCTGTTTCGCCAGGGGCGACTTACCCTGCAATTGTGAGAGCAGGATTCCGGGATGCACACCGTGAAAAAAATTACGCGACGAAAGCAGCTGCGAAAGGTACTGCGTAAACTGAAAATCGGGAACCTGCTTCAGATCAGCAGCCGACTCTGATGAAACAAAATCACTCACGATCAAGCCGCTGCCCCCCGGAGTAATCAGATCCACTATCGTACGATAATGCTGTGCGCGGACAGCCTGCATTAATTCCTCGAACCGGGGATCGGTCTCCCCGACCGCATGAATGACCTGCAAAACCAGTTGGCTCAAAATGCAGGTGGAACAGACCACATCGAACGGACCGGGCAATTCCAGCGGATTCGATCCCGACAGTTCTTCCAGGACTTCATCCAGCAGAGATTGTGACGTGTCCTCTTTCCGGGACAATTCCGCAAGCTGCTCACCGACTCCGGTCAGATCACCTGTATGGCAGAAAACCGCTGACTCTTCTGAGAGGTTCTGGGCTTCCAGCGCATACTCCAGTGCACTCTGATCCAGATCGACCAGATGAATTTCGTCGTAGACCTGCAACAACTGGTTAAGATCGAGATCATTGCAGTTCCCCGCCCCCAGCACACACAGCCGATCCCCCTGTACAGAGGACAGTTGTTTCAGGTAACGGGTTACGGTATTTCGATGCTGCTGGCTCGACTCCCAGCTGGGACGGCTGGCTTGATTAAATCGAAATTCTTCCTCGAATAGTGGATTCATTTACCTGGTCTGAACACTTTGGAATGTTGAGTGGGTTCTCGGATTATAGGAGTCAGTTCAACTGTAATTCCTGCACCAGATATATCAATCGAAAACGGAGTAGAAATGCATTTTTCGCTACCACTACCGCGTTGATTCAGCCAAACTAGGGGTCCATCAACCTGGAAGGCACTGGTAATCGATAGCGAACGCACGCCAGTCGGCGGGCCGATCACTTGATTCAGTGTGTCGTTCCCGGCCTGATAAAGCACTCTGAACTTAACTTGCAAGAACTCTCTTACCCAAGCTGATAATCCACAGTCATGTTATTTTTCGTATTTGCCTGCCTGGTTCCGGCCTTTGTCATTTCCTTTCTGGCAACAGCGCTCATGCGCAAACTGGCCCCGCGCTGGGGACTCATCGATCAACCCGCCCAGCGGAAAGTTCATGTCACACCCACCCCACTCGGAGGGGGAGTCGGCATCTGGATGGGCGTGATCATTCCCATCGCTTCTGCTCAACTGATTGCCTGGATCATTTTGAAGTCAGGCAGCACCCCCGCATGGATTCCCCGCGAACTGGCTCCGCATCTGGAAGGAGTCCTCTATCGCTCCCAGCAACTCTGGATGGTTCTGGGCGGAGGCACCATCCTCGCTGTCATGGGACTGCTCGATGACAAACTTAATATTTCGTGGAAACCACGGTTGATCATTCAACTGCTCGTCGCCATCGGCCTGGTGCTGGGCGGCGTACGGGGCACCCTGTTTGTCGAACAACCCTGGGTGGGTATGGCACTTACGGTGGCCTGGATTATCGTGCTCGTCAATTCCCTGAACTTCCTGGACAATATGGATGGACTCACTTCGGGCATCGGCCTGATCGCTGCAGTACTCTTCGCCTGGATCATGCTGCGTTACACCGGAGAACCACGCTGGCTGGTAGCAGGTGTCCTGCTCGTTCTGGCGGGAGCCATCGCTGGCTTCCTCTGTCATAACTGGCCCCCGGCAAAAATCTTTATGGGAGACTCCGGCAGCTATTTCATCGGGTTACTGCTCTCCACCATGACGGTTCTGGGAACCTTCTATTCGGGAAACTCTTCTGCAGGTGCGTCCGAAGGTGCCCGCCACGTGATTCTGGCTCCCCTTTGTATTCTGGCGATTCCCCTGTATGATTTCTGTACGGTGATGATCATTCGACTGAAGGAAGGACGCAGCCCGTTCCATGCAGATAAAAGTCACTTTTCACATCGTCTGGTTGAACTGGGACTCAGCAAACGGGACACCGTGCTGACCATCCACCTGGCGACACTCACCACCGGTGTCGGAGGCCTGATCCTGTATGAGGTTTCCTCCTGGAACGCGGCACTGCTGATTATCCTGATGATTCTCTGTGTGCTGTCCATCGTTACGATTCTGGAGAACGTAGGTCGGAAAAATCGGAATGAGTAAACGCCGAAAGCAAAACCGATCACAACCAGAGGAGTCCAGCCCTGCACTACCGGATGCAGCACCGATTTCGCTGGGACTTTTCTGCGACGCCAAGCTGCTGTTCCTGACCGGATTACTGATCACTGCCCGCTATTTCCTGCCGGCGGAATCGGCCCCCCAGGGAGAGACACTCCCGCTCGTGCTGGCCTGGTTTCTGGTCGCAATCCTGTTCTTCACGTCTCAATTTACCGACTGCGCCCGTTCGCTCCGACTCGACCGGTTTGACGCAGCTGTCTGGTTGCTGGTACTGGGACAGGCACTGTCAGCCCTGGTAATGATCCTCTTTTACGAAGGTCAACAACGGGCGGCGCTCCACATGCTCTGGGAGTGGATGGCCCTCGGCTTGTCGTTTTCTCTCTTCCGCCGCATCGTAAGGTTCCCCTCTCAACGGATGACCTTTCTGCATTGTTTTATGGCTACCATCGTCCTGCTCTCCCTCTACGGAATCTGGCAACATCACTGGATGTACAAGCAGCTCGCCCGCGAATATCAGTCGGTGAGGCAGCAGTACGATGCCGCCGTCACTCCAGAAACACAGGCTAAATTCCAACACGAACTCATCTCAATGGGGGTCCCCGCGAATGCCCTGAGTGGCAGCGGCCGAAAGCAGTTCGAAGCGCGCCTCTTGGACAGCAGCGAACCGCTGGGCATGTTCGCCCTGGCCAACACCTTCGCCGGCCTGCTCACTGTCGGGTTCCTGATCGCCGTAGGACTGAGTGTCCACAGTCTCCTGCCCCCCAGAACCGAAGGTAGTCCGCCAGTGGATCGTAACAGGCTCCAGATCGTGGTCTACCTGATCTCGACCATGCTCATTAGCTACTGTCTGATTCTGACGAAAAGTCGCAGTGCCTGGGGCGGGGCTCTGGCGGGCCTGGTCTGTCTGGGTCTTCTGAAACTGCTGCAACGTCAACGCCTCCGTCAGACCACGCAGCGGCTTTCCCGCAAACAACTGATCACAGGCGTCACCCTGGTTGTCTGTGTGCTGGTCGGATTTTTCCTGCTCGCCACACTCAGTGGCGGCTTCGACCGCGCCGTTCTTTCCGAAGCCCCCAAGTCACTGCAGTACCGCATCGAATACTGGACCGGGACCTGGGACGTCATTAAAGAAAACCTGATGTGGGGCACCGGTCCGGGTAATTTTCGCGAACACTATCTGAAATATAAGCTCCCCGGTTCGAGTGAGGAAATCGCTGATCCACACAATCTGTTTCTCGACGTCTGGGCGAATGCCGGCTTGATAGCCCTGGCCGGTCTTTTATTGATCATCGCGCTGGCAGGCTATCAGTGGTTCCTGAAGCCGCTGCTCCAAAAGCAGCCGGCAGACTCGATATCCCCCGTGAACGATGAAGCTGATTCCTTCCTGCGAATGGCACTGGTTCTGGGTTTCGCTTTCACATTTCCCCTGCTCTGGATTCTGCAGCTCTTTCTGTCAGGCATCGATGAATCGGTGCTCTGGCTGTTTCTTCCC is a window from the Gimesia benthica genome containing:
- a CDS encoding DUF6655 family protein, giving the protein MCLSHSLPGYCLSVLTELPVETVWIYSVLNSRSLKLMFDKIRFFNNRISIWLLVLLLPCLCGCGKMISNSATEQLLTSDAVDQTISHLDFSTLSNKKVFFDTSYIKNIKGVGFVNGDYIISSLRQQIVAANCLIQEKKEDADYIIEARVGTLATNGHEVNYGIPASNMLSSAASLVPTAPAIPTIPEISLAKKNNQIAAAKISVFAYNQKTKERVWQSGVLQAKSTARDTWILGAGPFQRGSIYKDGAQFAGARIEIPIGSGDEFNNESTVDYLEPAKFIETSDAANEIPAEIKDRKVKTLAEWIQEESTTKDKPKEKPQSKQDATAKPKQETPSDAEKQGGKQVTKAETAPTVGDKQQVALEPEKFKTVLFLKPEEANGHKDWLQGDTSRLSTVWPNSPQAESDAASPKTEAEEKQDLEQMFRKIPAE
- a CDS encoding tetratricopeptide repeat protein, whose protein sequence is MLENVSPKVVHKLMAAEGYLELGMPIQALEALSTVEEAGPLEAMRLFLIGESYLRQERYHEAIEPLHQAARLFPVMESRKAWSSLSECFRLGGYHELAEVALLTAEAVEEIESSCEVLRAPREEFPRWEWMQVSSRMSGSVGSNWRDLPRIPR
- a CDS encoding sulfatase family protein, with translation MQPRLEHPFRFTFTLLAAFCLSQLLLTGHGLQKLAAASKQRPNILFIFTDDHASHAMSCYGSKVNETPNLDRIAREGMRFDNCFCTNSICGPSRAVILTGKHSHLNGFKQNGNKFDGSQQTFPKLLRKQGYQTAIVGKWHLASDPTGFDYSEILIGQGPYYNPPMIRNGERVKHEGYTTDIITDLALDYLKNQRDPNKPFMLMFQHKAPHRNWQPGPKHLHMYDDVTIPEPENLFDNYEGRGTAARQQDMTIAKTMTDFDLKLTPPKNLTPEQLKVWNAAYEPKNEAFRKANLKGKDLVRWKYQRYMKDYLRCVASVDDNVGRMLDYLEKSGLAENTVVMYSSDQGFYLGDHGWFDKRFMYEESYRMPLLARWPGVIKPGSVNTDLVSNLDFAETFLNIAGAPIPSDMQGVSLVPLFKGEETAWRKSLYYHYYEFYNDRRSAHMVRRHNGVRTKRYKLIHFYNLGEWELYDLEKDPQEMHSVYDDPAYAPIVKELKAELKSLQKQYQVPDDTGSVQKDPPSLYQKPRNSGTPQKKRAPKKQKQ
- a CDS encoding MraY family glycosyltransferase — translated: MLFFVFACLVPAFVISFLATALMRKLAPRWGLIDQPAQRKVHVTPTPLGGGVGIWMGVIIPIASAQLIAWIILKSGSTPAWIPRELAPHLEGVLYRSQQLWMVLGGGTILAVMGLLDDKLNISWKPRLIIQLLVAIGLVLGGVRGTLFVEQPWVGMALTVAWIIVLVNSLNFLDNMDGLTSGIGLIAAVLFAWIMLRYTGEPRWLVAGVLLVLAGAIAGFLCHNWPPAKIFMGDSGSYFIGLLLSTMTVLGTFYSGNSSAGASEGARHVILAPLCILAIPLYDFCTVMIIRLKEGRSPFHADKSHFSHRLVELGLSKRDTVLTIHLATLTTGVGGLILYEVSSWNAALLIILMILCVLSIVTILENVGRKNRNE
- a CDS encoding O-antigen ligase family protein, whose product is MSKRRKQNRSQPEESSPALPDAAPISLGLFCDAKLLFLTGLLITARYFLPAESAPQGETLPLVLAWFLVAILFFTSQFTDCARSLRLDRFDAAVWLLVLGQALSALVMILFYEGQQRAALHMLWEWMALGLSFSLFRRIVRFPSQRMTFLHCFMATIVLLSLYGIWQHHWMYKQLAREYQSVRQQYDAAVTPETQAKFQHELISMGVPANALSGSGRKQFEARLLDSSEPLGMFALANTFAGLLTVGFLIAVGLSVHSLLPPRTEGSPPVDRNRLQIVVYLISTMLISYCLILTKSRSAWGGALAGLVCLGLLKLLQRQRLRQTTQRLSRKQLITGVTLVVCVLVGFFLLATLSGGFDRAVLSEAPKSLQYRIEYWTGTWDVIKENLMWGTGPGNFREHYLKYKLPGSSEEIADPHNLFLDVWANAGLIALAGLLLIIALAGYQWFLKPLLQKQPADSISPVNDEADSFLRMALVLGFAFTFPLLWILQLFLSGIDESVLWLFLPGWAVIYVLLRGGRKRTTAQATLDLSATSFIPLSLAAGFVALSVHLLVAGGIAMPAITQTWLLLLALAFPVPHAISPENSEQVDADQAQQRPNQSVHKKTLALALCGLLLILFVMSDFAPTFQSQSLVKRAEQTLMRGQSVRIAQQLFSQAGQADPFSPEPWQALAELKFREGVQNRQAFEEAVSFKQAAIQRNPLSPLNYFELGRRYYEQFEASHQQEDLTEAIENLNRAVSGYPHNARYRALLAEIFHAAGQISESREQAEQALELDQANRSAQHVDKYLTDETVSRMNQIINERQTNQN